A window of Thermosynechococcus sp. NK55a contains these coding sequences:
- the glyS gene encoding glycine--tRNA ligase subunit beta yields the protein MPQSSLHTFLLEVGTEDLPARFVSSALRQWRTLIPQTLKERGLTAEVNVWATPRRLAVLIEGLPPQQPDQAIEIKGPAATVAFREGEPTPALLGFLRSRQGSLEEIEIRATEKGEVVYLKQIRPGQPTPQLLTELAQQWIAALEGPRFMRWGDGDLRFSRPIRWLVLLWDEQVLPLVLESHSVSIASDRTTYGHRVLSQGAIALSHAQDYASALEKAGVLVDPEARQQRIREQIAALAAEAAGWVDLEVPLLEEVTHLVEWPTAVLGSFEARFLALPLEVITTVLVSHQRYFPVYTDATRQALLPVFITISNGDPAATSLIRAGNERVIRARLADAEFFYRADTAQPLEHYCGKLATVTFQDELGSMADKVKRLTALARQIATALNCAAADIAAIERTACLCKADLVTQMVGEFPELQGYMGQVYARVSGEAPAVAMGIFEHYLPRFAGDRLPQSLTGQVVGLADRLDTLVCLFGLGLCPTGSSDPFALRRAANGVITILWQGEHHLNLLALLQEYAQAFCRQFAAKLSAADLEQQLRQFFSQRLRTLLQEDLGIEYDLVNAVIPEDQPELQTRALQDVVDARDRAQFLQKLRQSGDLMAIYPTVNRAARLARQGTLGTDCLNIRAVKAKHLEAPIEKEFYSALKDILPTVQQAQGQRAYGQIVDALVSLAPIVSRFFDGEESVLVMAEDATVRANRLALLGLLRNCAAIIGDFGAIVQTESVPSAP from the coding sequence ATGCCCCAGTCATCACTGCATACCTTCCTCTTGGAGGTGGGCACTGAGGATCTGCCCGCCCGCTTTGTCAGTAGTGCCCTGCGGCAGTGGCGCACCCTGATCCCCCAAACCCTTAAGGAACGGGGACTCACGGCAGAGGTCAACGTCTGGGCAACCCCGCGCCGCTTAGCAGTACTGATTGAGGGGTTGCCGCCCCAGCAGCCGGATCAAGCAATTGAGATCAAAGGGCCAGCGGCCACCGTGGCCTTTCGGGAGGGGGAACCCACCCCTGCGCTATTGGGGTTCCTGCGATCGCGCCAAGGCAGTCTCGAGGAAATTGAAATCCGCGCCACGGAAAAGGGGGAGGTGGTCTATCTCAAACAGATTCGCCCCGGCCAACCAACCCCTCAACTCTTGACCGAGTTGGCGCAACAGTGGATTGCTGCCCTTGAGGGCCCTCGCTTCATGCGCTGGGGAGATGGCGATCTGCGCTTTTCGCGTCCCATTCGCTGGTTGGTGTTGCTGTGGGATGAGCAGGTGTTGCCCTTGGTTTTGGAAAGCCATTCTGTGTCCATTGCCAGCGATCGCACCACCTATGGCCATCGGGTGCTTTCCCAAGGCGCCATTGCCCTCAGCCATGCCCAAGACTACGCATCTGCCCTTGAAAAGGCAGGGGTCTTGGTGGATCCAGAAGCCCGCCAGCAACGGATTCGCGAGCAAATTGCTGCCCTTGCTGCGGAGGCCGCGGGATGGGTGGATTTAGAAGTGCCCCTTTTGGAGGAAGTCACCCACCTTGTGGAATGGCCAACAGCAGTCTTGGGGAGTTTTGAAGCGCGGTTTCTTGCTCTGCCCCTTGAGGTGATTACCACCGTATTGGTGTCCCATCAGCGGTATTTTCCCGTGTACACCGATGCGACTCGCCAAGCCCTGCTGCCGGTGTTCATCACGATTAGCAATGGCGATCCGGCGGCCACTTCCTTGATTCGCGCTGGGAATGAGCGGGTGATTCGGGCCCGCCTAGCGGATGCTGAGTTCTTCTACAGGGCGGATACGGCACAGCCCCTAGAGCACTACTGCGGGAAACTAGCCACGGTGACCTTCCAAGATGAATTGGGATCGATGGCGGACAAAGTGAAGCGGCTAACCGCCTTGGCTCGCCAAATTGCAACCGCTTTAAATTGTGCGGCTGCGGATATTGCTGCCATTGAGCGCACGGCTTGTCTATGCAAAGCGGATCTAGTGACGCAGATGGTGGGGGAATTTCCTGAACTGCAGGGCTATATGGGACAAGTCTATGCCAGGGTCTCTGGGGAAGCCCCAGCGGTGGCCATGGGAATTTTTGAACATTATCTGCCTCGTTTTGCTGGCGATCGCCTGCCCCAAAGTCTCACGGGCCAGGTGGTGGGATTGGCTGATCGCTTGGATACCCTAGTCTGCCTCTTTGGCCTCGGCCTCTGTCCCACGGGTTCTTCGGATCCTTTTGCCCTACGGCGGGCAGCCAATGGGGTAATCACCATCCTCTGGCAGGGGGAACACCACCTAAATCTCCTCGCTCTGCTACAGGAGTATGCCCAAGCCTTTTGTCGCCAATTTGCTGCCAAGCTCAGTGCCGCTGATTTAGAGCAGCAACTGCGGCAGTTTTTTAGCCAACGGCTGCGGACACTTCTTCAAGAAGACCTAGGCATTGAGTATGACTTGGTGAATGCGGTGATTCCAGAGGATCAGCCGGAGTTGCAGACTCGTGCCCTCCAGGATGTGGTTGATGCCCGCGATCGCGCCCAGTTTCTGCAAAAACTGCGCCAATCTGGTGACCTCATGGCCATTTACCCCACGGTGAACCGCGCCGCTCGCTTAGCACGCCAAGGCACCCTAGGGACAGACTGCCTAAATATCCGCGCAGTCAAGGCCAAGCACCTTGAAGCCCCCATTGAAAAGGAATTCTACAGCGCCCTCAAGGACATCTTGCCAACGGTGCAACAGGCCCAGGGGCAGCGTGCCTATGGCCAAATTGTGGATGCTTTAGTCAGCCTTGCCCCGATTGTCAGTCGCTTCTTCGATGGGGAAGAAAGTGTGCTGGTGATGGCAGAGGATGCGACAGTGCGTGCCAATCGTTTAGCCCTCCTTGGTCTGTTGCGCAACTGTGCGGCAATTATTGGCGATTTTGGGGCAATTGTCCAAACTGAGAGCGTTCCATCAGCCCCATAG
- a CDS encoding polyribonucleotide nucleotidyltransferase — protein MKGLEKIIPLDGRDVKVVLQKFAPQAAGSILISSGETAVLVTANRAAPREGIDFLPLVVDYEERLYAAGRIPGGFLRREGRPPEKAILIGRLIDRPLRPLFPQWLRDDLQVVATTVSLDENVPPDVLAVTGASIAVLLAQIPFNGPMAAVRVGLVGDEFVINPTYKEIERGGLDLVVAGSPDGVVMVEAGANELPEADMIEAIDFAYEVIQDLIQAQRDLLKELGIDIVRAEPPAIDPTLENFIYERAAQPVKAILKRFEKDKNVRDAALDEVQGAIAQEIAALPEDHPVAVAAAENPKALPTLFKAVTKKLMRQQIIEEGVRVDGRRLDEVRPIWCEVGVLPERVHGSALFNRGLTQVMSVTTLGSPADAQALDDLHPEDSKRYLHHYNFPPYSVGEVKPLRSPGRREIGHGALAERALEPVLPPKEEFPYVIRVVSEVLSSDGSTSMGSVCGSTLSLMDAGVPIRKPVSGAAMGLIKEGNEVRILTDIQGIEDFLGDMDFKVAGTDSGITALQMDMKITGLPVAVIKQAIEQARPARLHILEKMLAVLDKPRPQLPPSAPRLLTLQIPPDMIGLVIGPGGKTVRGISEQYNVKVDISEEGLVTITAPNETNAKQARAAIEGLTRKLNAGDVYLGKVTRIIPIGAFVEFLPGKEGMIHISQLAEYRVGKVEDEVKIGDEIVVKIREVDSKGRINLTRLGIHPDEAEAARSNSVV, from the coding sequence ATGAAGGGTCTAGAAAAGATTATCCCCCTAGATGGACGGGATGTTAAGGTAGTATTGCAAAAATTTGCCCCCCAAGCCGCCGGCTCCATTCTCATTAGTTCGGGAGAAACAGCTGTACTCGTAACGGCCAATCGTGCTGCCCCGCGTGAAGGTATTGATTTTTTGCCCCTTGTTGTGGATTACGAAGAGCGCCTCTATGCGGCTGGCCGGATTCCCGGCGGTTTTTTACGGCGTGAGGGTCGCCCCCCCGAAAAAGCCATTCTCATTGGTCGTCTGATTGACCGGCCGCTGCGCCCTCTCTTTCCCCAGTGGTTGCGCGACGATCTCCAAGTGGTGGCAACGACGGTTTCCCTCGATGAAAATGTTCCCCCCGATGTGTTGGCGGTAACCGGAGCCTCAATTGCCGTTCTCTTGGCACAAATTCCCTTTAATGGTCCGATGGCAGCGGTGCGCGTCGGCCTTGTGGGGGATGAGTTTGTGATCAACCCCACTTACAAAGAAATTGAGCGCGGTGGCTTGGATCTTGTCGTTGCCGGGTCTCCCGATGGGGTGGTGATGGTGGAGGCCGGTGCCAATGAACTGCCAGAAGCCGACATGATTGAGGCCATTGACTTTGCCTATGAGGTGATCCAGGACCTGATTCAAGCGCAGCGGGATCTCCTCAAGGAATTGGGCATTGACATTGTCCGCGCTGAGCCACCGGCGATCGACCCCACCTTAGAAAACTTTATCTACGAGCGTGCCGCTCAACCGGTCAAAGCCATTCTCAAACGCTTTGAAAAGGACAAAAATGTTCGGGATGCTGCCCTCGATGAGGTGCAAGGGGCGATCGCCCAAGAAATTGCTGCTCTGCCCGAAGATCACCCAGTGGCTGTGGCGGCGGCGGAAAACCCCAAAGCCCTACCCACCCTCTTTAAGGCCGTCACGAAAAAACTCATGCGGCAGCAAATTATTGAAGAAGGGGTGCGAGTTGATGGCCGCCGTCTCGATGAAGTGCGCCCTATTTGGTGTGAGGTGGGGGTTCTCCCGGAGCGGGTTCATGGCAGCGCCCTCTTTAATCGTGGCTTGACGCAGGTGATGTCCGTGACCACCCTCGGTTCTCCTGCCGATGCCCAAGCTCTTGATGATCTGCATCCTGAGGACAGCAAACGTTATCTGCACCACTACAACTTTCCCCCTTACTCCGTCGGTGAAGTCAAACCCCTGCGATCGCCGGGGCGGCGAGAAATTGGCCATGGTGCCCTTGCTGAGCGTGCCCTTGAACCCGTCCTTCCTCCCAAGGAGGAGTTTCCCTACGTGATTCGGGTGGTGTCGGAGGTGCTCTCCTCCGATGGCTCGACCTCTATGGGCTCCGTTTGTGGTTCCACCCTCTCCTTGATGGATGCCGGGGTACCAATCCGCAAGCCCGTCAGTGGTGCGGCCATGGGGTTGATCAAGGAGGGCAATGAGGTGCGCATCCTGACCGACATTCAGGGGATTGAAGACTTCCTTGGGGACATGGACTTCAAAGTGGCCGGCACCGACAGCGGCATCACCGCCCTGCAAATGGATATGAAAATTACCGGCTTGCCCGTTGCCGTGATTAAGCAGGCGATCGAACAGGCGCGTCCGGCGCGGCTCCATATCCTTGAGAAAATGCTGGCGGTGCTCGATAAACCCCGTCCCCAACTGCCCCCCAGTGCGCCACGGCTGCTCACCTTGCAAATTCCCCCCGATATGATTGGCCTGGTCATTGGTCCAGGGGGCAAAACTGTGCGCGGTATCTCTGAGCAATACAACGTCAAGGTGGACATCAGCGAAGAGGGGCTAGTCACCATTACTGCCCCCAATGAAACCAATGCGAAGCAAGCACGGGCTGCCATTGAGGGTCTAACGCGAAAGCTCAACGCCGGTGATGTCTATCTGGGCAAGGTGACACGAATTATTCCCATCGGTGCTTTTGTCGAGTTTCTCCCGGGCAAAGAGGGGATGATCCACATTTCCCAGTTGGCGGAGTATCGCGTCGGTAAAGTTGAGGATGAGGTGAAAATTGGCGATGAAATTGTCGTCAAAATTCGTGAGGTGGACAGCAAAGGCCGCATTAACCTCACCCGCCTTGGCATTCATCCCGACGAGGCCGAAGCCGCCCGCAGTAACTCCGTTGTCTAG
- the menA gene encoding 2-carboxy-1,4-naphthoquinone phytyltransferase, translated as MAGSSESIDRSRLWWAAIKLPMYSVAVMPIWLGTAGAIAKTGRVHWWPFGLFLTAAVLILAWLNLSNDVFDAETGIDRHKYHSVVNLTGKKQLIFWLSNLCLLLGLLGIAAISWLQQDGTVLGLVLLCCALGYSYQGPPFRLGYLGLGEPICFICFGPLAIAAAYYSQVQTFSPSIWPVATLNGLTTTLILFCSHFHQVADDLAAGKRSPVVRLGTARSAQLVYGACGLFYGVLVASVLWGLLPGPTLLALGSLPWAIYLCQRMAQFHSVPEQIENSKFIAVQLHFWSSLLLGLGYLL; from the coding sequence ATGGCTGGTTCGTCAGAATCCATAGATCGCTCGCGTTTATGGTGGGCGGCGATTAAACTTCCCATGTACAGTGTGGCAGTGATGCCCATTTGGTTGGGCACGGCGGGGGCGATCGCCAAGACAGGCAGAGTACACTGGTGGCCTTTTGGTTTGTTTCTAACGGCGGCTGTACTCATTTTGGCCTGGCTGAATCTGAGCAATGATGTCTTTGATGCTGAAACGGGGATCGATCGCCACAAGTACCATTCCGTGGTCAATCTCACAGGCAAAAAGCAACTGATCTTTTGGCTGAGCAACCTCTGCTTACTCTTGGGGCTACTGGGGATTGCCGCCATTAGTTGGCTGCAACAGGATGGAACGGTTTTAGGGTTGGTATTGCTCTGCTGTGCCCTAGGGTATAGCTACCAAGGGCCGCCCTTTCGTTTGGGCTATTTGGGTTTGGGGGAGCCGATTTGTTTTATTTGCTTTGGCCCCTTGGCAATCGCTGCCGCCTACTATAGCCAAGTGCAAACCTTTAGCCCCAGTATTTGGCCTGTAGCCACCCTCAATGGTCTGACAACAACGCTGATTCTCTTTTGCTCCCACTTTCACCAGGTGGCCGATGATCTAGCCGCCGGCAAACGTTCCCCGGTAGTGCGCCTAGGGACGGCTCGCAGTGCCCAACTGGTCTATGGTGCCTGTGGTCTCTTTTATGGGGTGTTGGTGGCCAGTGTTCTCTGGGGACTCCTGCCGGGGCCAACACTGCTGGCTTTGGGTTCACTGCCCTGGGCAATTTATTTGTGCCAGCGGATGGCGCAATTTCACAGTGTGCCTGAGCAGATCGAGAACTCGAAATTTATTGCGGTGCAACTGCATTTTTGGAGTAGCTTGCTCTTGGGATTGGGCTATTTGCTTTGA
- a CDS encoding DUF5340 domain-containing protein, which translates to MTRYSAPSDEVPVPAHIHYELVLQILEQASLPTLPPNSSGYQQLHSAVIHLRKALRLQKQFEEEWQAGGGSVEYQWSLNRDRPQAQSK; encoded by the coding sequence GTGACTCGTTATTCTGCCCCCTCAGATGAGGTTCCCGTTCCTGCCCACATTCATTACGAGCTAGTGCTGCAAATTTTGGAACAGGCTTCCTTACCCACCCTCCCCCCCAACTCCAGTGGCTATCAACAGCTCCACAGTGCTGTCATTCATCTGCGCAAAGCCCTGCGGCTGCAAAAGCAGTTTGAGGAGGAATGGCAAGCGGGCGGCGGCAGTGTCGAATACCAGTGGTCACTGAATCGCGATCGCCCCCAAGCTCAAAGCAAATAG
- a CDS encoding GNAT family N-acetyltransferase gives MGIDDIAPVFHLGEELFTSDLYPSLYRIWDEWEVIGFYNTDPEYCLVAEADSQVVGFILGTIISKAPWVYGYINWLGVHPQYQRRGIADRLVDKLIERMIEEGARFMLVDTDPANTPAVKFFTRKGFGNPRRHVFFSLNLTKHEIYGRLIAYERDRSERLTYRRPRRR, from the coding sequence ATGGGGATTGATGACATTGCGCCAGTCTTTCACCTGGGTGAAGAACTTTTTACAAGTGATTTGTATCCTTCCCTCTATCGCATCTGGGATGAATGGGAGGTTATTGGTTTCTATAACACCGATCCAGAATACTGTCTGGTTGCCGAAGCCGATTCACAGGTGGTCGGGTTTATCTTGGGCACGATTATTAGCAAAGCCCCATGGGTCTATGGTTACATTAACTGGCTAGGGGTCCATCCGCAGTATCAACGGCGGGGCATTGCCGACAGGCTCGTGGATAAGCTCATCGAACGCATGATTGAAGAGGGGGCACGGTTTATGCTGGTGGATACTGACCCTGCTAATACCCCCGCAGTGAAGTTTTTTACCCGTAAGGGCTTTGGCAATCCGCGGCGGCATGTCTTTTTTTCGTTAAACTTAACCAAGCATGAAATCTATGGCCGACTGATTGCCTACGAGCGCGATCGCTCCGAGCGGCTGACCTATCGCCGTCCCCGCCGCCGCTAG
- a CDS encoding NAD(P)H-dependent oxidoreductase, whose product MTETPVLATVILQQLQWRYATKKFDPNRKIPAVLWQTLLQSLVLAPSSFGLQPWKFYVIETPELRQALLPHTWNQRQVVDASHLVVFAIKSHLNAADVDRYLARQAEVRQTSVEELQGYGDLVKGFLQSPPYPLNVDEWSARQVYIALGQFMVTAALLGIDTCPMEGFLPQEYDRLLNLPAQGYHAVVVCAAGYRAADDQYATSPKVRYPLEAVVEVR is encoded by the coding sequence ATGACTGAGACACCTGTTTTGGCAACAGTGATTTTGCAGCAATTGCAATGGCGCTATGCCACAAAAAAGTTTGATCCTAATCGCAAAATTCCTGCGGTTCTGTGGCAAACACTTCTACAAAGTTTGGTCCTCGCTCCTTCCTCCTTTGGTCTGCAACCGTGGAAGTTTTACGTCATTGAAACCCCAGAACTGCGCCAAGCCCTGCTGCCGCACACTTGGAATCAACGGCAGGTGGTGGATGCCTCTCACTTAGTGGTCTTTGCGATCAAAAGTCATTTGAATGCTGCCGATGTCGATCGCTACCTTGCACGGCAAGCGGAAGTCCGCCAAACCTCAGTGGAAGAGCTGCAAGGGTATGGAGATTTGGTCAAGGGCTTCTTGCAATCGCCCCCTTATCCTCTGAATGTTGATGAATGGTCAGCCCGCCAAGTTTATATTGCTTTGGGGCAGTTCATGGTGACGGCGGCCCTGCTTGGAATTGACACCTGTCCTATGGAGGGGTTCTTACCTCAAGAGTACGACCGCCTTCTCAACCTCCCTGCCCAAGGCTACCATGCCGTAGTTGTGTGTGCCGCTGGCTACCGGGCCGCTGATGACCAGTATGCAACTTCCCCCAAGGTGCGCTATCCCCTAGAGGCCGTTGTGGAAGTGCGTTAG
- the thrS gene encoding threonine--tRNA ligase yields the protein MPESAAAPIHLPKTSESERLKRIRHTTSHILAMAVQKLFPKAQVTIGPWIENGFYYDFDHPEPFSEKDLRLIEKEMVKIIKRKLPVIREEVTRAEAERRIRELGEPYKLEILQDLEEPITIYHLGDEWWDLCAGPHVENTGEINPKAIALESVAGAYWRGDETKAQLQRIYGTAWETPEQLAEYKRRKEEALRRDHRKVGKELGLFIFADPVGPGLPLWTPKGTVLRFTLEDFLKKEQLKRGYLPVVTPHIARVDLFKTSGHWQKYKEDMFPLMAEDAEAAAHEQGFVLKPMNCPFHIQIYKSELRSYRDLPLRLAEFGTVYRYEQSGELGGLTRVRGFTVDDSHLFVTPEQLDAEFLNVVDLILTVFRCLRLNKFKARLSFRDPKSDKYIGSDEAWSKAEAAIQRAVEQLGMKHFLGIGEAAFYGPKLDFIFEDALGREWQLGTVQVDYNLPERFDLEYVAEDNTRRRPVMIHRAPFGSLERLIGILIEEYAGDFPFWLAPEQVRLLPVGDEQRPYAERVAAQLQERGVRVSVDRSGDRLAKQIRNAETQKIPVMGIIGAKEVESQTVSIRTRAVGDVGTFAVDHLIEKLTLAMDAMHGEIEWG from the coding sequence ATGCCAGAGTCTGCTGCTGCCCCTATTCACCTCCCCAAAACCAGTGAGTCAGAGCGGCTAAAGCGCATTCGCCACACCACCTCCCATATTTTGGCAATGGCCGTCCAGAAGCTGTTTCCCAAGGCTCAAGTGACGATTGGCCCTTGGATTGAAAACGGGTTTTACTACGATTTTGACCACCCAGAGCCCTTCAGTGAAAAAGACCTGAGGCTTATCGAGAAGGAGATGGTCAAGATCATTAAGCGCAAGCTACCAGTGATCCGTGAAGAAGTGACCCGTGCGGAAGCCGAGCGTCGCATTCGCGAACTGGGGGAACCCTACAAGCTAGAAATTCTCCAAGACCTCGAAGAACCAATTACGATTTACCACTTGGGGGATGAGTGGTGGGATCTCTGTGCAGGGCCCCACGTTGAAAATACTGGCGAGATTAATCCCAAGGCGATCGCCCTTGAAAGTGTTGCCGGTGCCTACTGGCGGGGGGATGAAACCAAAGCCCAACTTCAGCGCATCTACGGCACCGCATGGGAAACCCCCGAACAATTGGCGGAGTATAAACGTCGCAAAGAAGAAGCACTCCGCCGCGATCACCGCAAGGTGGGTAAAGAACTAGGCCTGTTTATCTTTGCCGATCCAGTCGGACCAGGTTTGCCCCTATGGACCCCCAAAGGAACGGTGCTCCGCTTCACCCTTGAGGACTTTCTCAAAAAAGAGCAACTGAAGCGGGGATATTTACCGGTGGTCACTCCCCACATTGCCCGTGTGGATTTGTTTAAGACCTCTGGCCACTGGCAAAAGTACAAGGAGGATATGTTCCCTCTAATGGCCGAAGATGCTGAGGCTGCCGCCCACGAGCAGGGGTTTGTCCTCAAGCCGATGAACTGCCCTTTCCACATTCAAATCTATAAAAGTGAGCTGCGCTCCTATCGCGATTTACCGCTGCGGCTGGCGGAATTTGGCACTGTCTATCGCTATGAGCAATCGGGAGAATTAGGGGGCTTAACACGGGTACGCGGCTTTACGGTGGATGACTCCCATCTCTTTGTTACCCCAGAACAGTTGGATGCCGAGTTTTTGAATGTAGTTGACCTCATCCTTACGGTCTTTCGCTGTCTGCGTCTGAATAAATTCAAGGCCCGCTTGAGCTTTCGCGATCCTAAGTCCGATAAATACATTGGCTCCGATGAGGCGTGGTCAAAGGCCGAAGCAGCAATTCAGCGAGCCGTAGAACAGTTGGGCATGAAGCACTTTTTAGGCATTGGTGAAGCCGCCTTCTATGGGCCGAAACTGGACTTTATCTTTGAGGATGCCCTCGGTCGCGAGTGGCAGTTGGGAACGGTTCAGGTAGACTACAATTTGCCTGAGCGCTTTGATTTGGAATATGTTGCTGAGGACAATACCCGCCGCCGACCGGTGATGATCCACCGTGCCCCCTTTGGCTCCCTGGAGCGGCTCATTGGCATTCTCATTGAGGAGTATGCAGGGGATTTCCCCTTTTGGCTAGCACCGGAGCAAGTGCGCCTGTTGCCTGTGGGGGATGAGCAACGTCCCTATGCCGAACGGGTGGCGGCTCAACTGCAAGAGCGGGGGGTGCGCGTGAGCGTGGATCGCAGTGGCGATCGCTTGGCTAAACAAATCCGCAATGCTGAAACCCAGAAAATACCGGTGATGGGCATCATTGGCGCCAAAGAAGTAGAAAGTCAGACGGTGAGTATTCGCACCCGTGCTGTAGGAGATGTCGGTACCTTTGCCGTTGATCACCTGATTGAAAAGCTGACATTGGCAATGGATGCCATGCATGGTGAGATTGAGTGGGGTTAA
- a CDS encoding response regulator codes for MSSRKVVVIDDSKVIRMRVREMLPEGDYEILEAKDGREGLQLIEQSDPTLIMLDFLLPKVSGWEVYQELEKNNLLGAIPLVIMSGRKEEVTEKLQEPFEWFEFIEKPFEKEQLEAAIQEAFRKARKPRPVKAVAHAEVAAPVAVDLTPVYDKLAALEGAIQVLQAQSVTANDFAQLQATVAQLQQQPAATGRGGDENRLAALEAENQRLHHEVDQLKRAVHQIVAALRRLQGGH; via the coding sequence GTGAGTAGCCGTAAAGTCGTTGTCATTGATGACAGTAAAGTCATCCGGATGCGCGTCCGTGAAATGTTGCCAGAGGGCGACTATGAGATCTTGGAGGCCAAGGATGGGCGTGAGGGCTTGCAACTGATTGAGCAGTCTGATCCCACCCTGATCATGCTAGATTTTCTGCTGCCGAAGGTGAGCGGCTGGGAAGTCTATCAGGAATTGGAGAAAAACAACCTCCTAGGGGCAATTCCCTTAGTGATTATGTCGGGGCGCAAGGAAGAGGTCACAGAGAAGCTCCAGGAGCCCTTTGAGTGGTTTGAGTTTATTGAGAAGCCCTTTGAAAAAGAACAACTCGAAGCAGCAATTCAAGAGGCCTTTCGCAAAGCCCGTAAGCCCAGACCCGTCAAAGCAGTAGCCCATGCTGAAGTGGCTGCTCCAGTAGCCGTGGATCTCACCCCCGTCTATGACAAATTGGCCGCCCTTGAAGGCGCCATTCAAGTCTTGCAGGCACAATCTGTCACTGCAAATGACTTTGCTCAACTCCAAGCAACGGTTGCTCAACTGCAACAGCAACCAGCGGCAACAGGTCGTGGTGGGGATGAAAATCGCCTTGCTGCTTTAGAAGCTGAAAACCAACGGTTGCACCACGAGGTGGATCAACTGAAGCGAGCCGTTCACCAAATTGTGGCGGCATTGCGGCGGTTGCAGGGGGGACACTAA
- the recR gene encoding recombination mediator RecR: MSSVYTRPLARLIEQLQRLPGIGPKTAQRLALHLIKRPEADIQALAQALLEAKQQVGLCSVCFHLSAEPVCEICASPQRDNHTICVVADSRDVIAIEKTREYHGKYHVLGGLISPLEGITPEHLHIQPLIQRASQPQVTEVILAINPSIEGETTTLYVGQLLRPFVKVTRIAFGLPVGGDLDYADEMTLARALAGRREIEWQ; encoded by the coding sequence ATGAGTAGTGTTTATACCCGTCCCCTTGCTCGTCTCATTGAGCAGTTGCAGCGCCTGCCGGGGATTGGCCCGAAGACTGCCCAACGGCTAGCTCTCCACCTCATCAAACGTCCTGAAGCCGATATCCAAGCCCTAGCTCAGGCTCTTCTTGAGGCCAAACAGCAGGTGGGACTTTGTTCAGTGTGTTTTCATCTCTCTGCAGAACCGGTGTGTGAGATCTGTGCCTCGCCCCAGCGAGACAATCACACGATTTGCGTGGTTGCAGATTCCCGCGATGTCATTGCCATTGAAAAAACCCGCGAGTACCACGGCAAGTACCATGTTTTGGGCGGACTCATTTCACCCCTAGAGGGCATTACCCCCGAACACCTGCACATTCAACCGCTCATTCAGCGCGCCAGCCAACCGCAAGTGACAGAAGTGATCCTCGCCATCAACCCCAGTATCGAAGGGGAAACCACCACACTCTATGTGGGACAGCTGCTGCGCCCCTTTGTCAAAGTAACCCGCATTGCCTTTGGCCTACCCGTGGGTGGCGATCTCGACTATGCCGATGAAATGACCCTTGCCCGTGCCCTCGCCGGCCGCCGCGAGATTGAGTGGCAGTAG